One region of Dysidea avara chromosome 1, odDysAvar1.4, whole genome shotgun sequence genomic DNA includes:
- the LOC136248721 gene encoding uncharacterized protein (The sequence of the model RefSeq protein was modified relative to this genomic sequence to represent the inferred CDS: added 71 bases not found in genome assembly), with translation MAISDKVVLATVISASVCMNICLCKLCSYNKEIENGLSSMTLRECGIGQYPCTMTRDAASNGHTVLLKSEGQYVFFDTTLFVQCVLQVTNVIYSNAGPQDKIKIYLDDIEIGDFNTVASSPESGTLLNVFRSSNQVGETGELLPADYKITIVANLTEGVELDKMSFSFDCEGERCPVVSPQPDQDKSSQGGLSNIAISLLVILNLALVILIILVVIMAISCCKERKISQLFSFKKITDTYLNKRQPPKERIEEEQPLKERTEEQPLKERTEEQPPKEKTEEQPLKERTEEQPLKERTEEQPPKEKTEEQPLKE, from the coding sequence ATGGCTATTAGTGATAAGGTGGTGTTAGCGACAGTTATCTCAGCGTCAGTTTGTATGAATATCTGTTTGTGCAAGCTCTGTAGTTACAATAAGGAAATTGAAAATGGGCTATCTTCTATGACACTGAGAGAATGTGGCATTGGCCAGTATCCATGTACTATGACACGCGATGCCGCATCTAACGGCCACACAGTTCTTTTAAAGTCAGAAGGACAATACGTTTTTTTCGATACTACATTGTTTGTCCAGTGTGTACTACAAGTTACAAACGTTATATATTCAAATGCTGGCCCTCAAGATAAGATTAAAATTTACTTAGACGATATTGAAATTGGTGACTTTAATACTGTAGCTTCCAGTCCGGAAAGCGGCACTCTGTTGAATGTCTTTAGAAGTTCCAACCAAGTAGGTGAAACAGGAGAACTTTTACCTGCAGATTATAAAATAACAATTGTTGCTAATTTAACTGAAGGCGTGGAGTTGGACAAAATGTCATTCTCATTTGATTGTGAAGGCGAGAGGTGTCCAGTAGTGTCACCACAACCTGACCAGGATAAGTCAAGTCAAGGTGGCTTGTCAAATATAGCAATATCACTGCTAGTGATACTAAATCTCGCTTTGGTCATACTAATTATCCTTGTGGTGATTATGGCCATCTCATGCTGTAAGGAAAGGAAAATTTCACAACTCTTCTCATTCAAAAAAATAACTGACACATATTTAAACAAGCGACAACCTCCCAAAGAAAGAATCGAAGAAGAACAACCTCTCAAAGAAAGAACTGAAGAACAGCCTCTCAAAGAAAGAACAGAAGAACAACCTCCCAAAGAAAAAACTGAAGAACAACCTCTCAAAGAAAGAACTGAAGAA